In Ornithodoros turicata isolate Travis chromosome 1, ASM3712646v1, whole genome shotgun sequence, the DNA window TATTGAAACCTGAAATTCGGGGGGGAAATCGGGTTCTACTGATACAATCCggtgactttttttcttttttgtccagCAAGCGGCCCACAGTTAGAGGTGCACACACTGATCAAACGTGCATTCCTCACGGTTCATAGTCGCAAACACCACATGATCTGACATTAATTGTGGTTTGCATTGTTTACTGTtgcactcagataatattttCATCAGACGTGTGCACAGATTCCTACTAAATCGTGTATGTGATACAACGTAATACGTGATtggaaatcgggtttaacccgatgtGGTACGAAACTGATTCAGGAGAGAAAAAGCAGGCGGCatcgggtttaacctgaaaaagtTGGACCCTATGCACCTTCCAGATTGCTTGTGTCGCGTGCAGCATTTGTGTTAGACACTGACAAACTCAATAATCTAAGCAGAAAATGCACCATACACTTTATTTACATGAGTCCGTCGAAATCTGATACTTCTGCACTGGAGTCACAATACACATCGGTGACCTCATCGGCGCCTCCTTCACAGTCCCCTTGAAACTCAGCACGATTCCTGATTTTGGCAGCTCTCGTGGCAAGTCACAACATGAAGGCTGCAGTGTAACCTTGCCTTCATGATGGCACAGTCTTCAGAAGCGGTCAGCACGACTGTCAGCCATACACCAAGCACAGCTCTATGTACCATGACAACATTGCAACTCCACTTGCATTGTTCATGATCTAATTCGTGGCACTCCAGATATTCTCAACTGCTTCAATTCCAAGAGCAGGCTTTTGTCAGGGCGCAGCCTTAGTAGTGTAAAATAAGTCGGTCAGAATTGGAGGATTAAGGTCAGTTGCATGCCCTCGGGAACTCCAGTGTCATCACCCTGTGTGTTATACAAGGTAATTGGTGGCCCTATGCGGAAATGTATCAATGTATATCACACACGGGCTATtctttcaactttttttttcttttctataacGCACGTGTTATACACAGAAAattacggtactttgaggaacAGGTTGGTTTTATTTGTGAGTTATGATTGCCTAATCTATAACAACTCAGTAGTGGTTCTTGACTTAATAAAAGGAACCCGTAATCGTGTCAGCATGACTTCGAGGAACCTGTTACTACACAATGAAAGACACAATTTTGCACAAGTACAGGTAGCaaattatatttattttatttgaagTTATTTCATTCTTTGTTGTCTTGTCGGCAGACGTCGCTTGTGCTTGGCCAGGTTCATTTAAACGTTTGTCAGTATTTCCCCACAGAGAACTTGCTGTGATAACCACTGATGCTCGCGAATGCCAAGTCCATATAGGTGGCAGAGCAGTGTCACACTTTCGAAGTGCTGACCATGGTTTTGGAAGGCAAGAGAAAAGCAGTAAGAACCTCACATGGTATGAAGTTGTGGGACTGCGGGTTGAGCCAACTGATGATGACTGTTAACGATAGCTGTTTGCTCAACTCTATAGAAAAAGCATTGGATGTGCCACTCAGGCCCAGCGATCTTGATGCCAATCCTCATGCAAACGATGAGGTACTGGCCACAGTCGGTACACACTCAAGCTTTACTCAAGGTGAGCTTGATGGTATCATGCTCATGGAACCTCAGGACAATGTTTGCAGAACCCCGCttgagaaccactgctctaATACATTGCATATGTATACAATTAGGGAATGACTTTTTCCTGTAGTACCCACAGAGCATTTACTCCTGACCTGATTACGATTATCAGcttcaaaatatttttgctttttttgtcATAACACCTTGGAAATTGCCAACAAAGGACTTGGACATGAATTGATAGTTCAGGCAATATGGTAAAAGCACTTAACCAAATCGAAGATACAACAATTCTAGTGCATGTATAATGCAGTGTACGCCAAACCCGagcaaataaaaatatttaagaATGGTCATGTATCACAAGTGTGATTGGCTACGGACAAAAGTCATGACATTGCTTGTAATACACTCCTCTGAGTTCTACTTTCTGGCAAACACATGGCTCAAGGAAATTTTGATGTTCTCTTAACAAAAAATACCCTCGCAATCcagtgaaaaataaaatataaaagtgAATAAGGATATCTGAGAAGCCACTGTGTTCAAAACAGCAAAGGATTAACCATGAGGAATTGTTAAAATTCATTCCACCAGAGCATAACTGAGTTGTGATTACATAATTATACAAACTAAGCTTCATTCAGAAGGTTTCTATGAACTGCAGCTGTTTGGAACTAGAAGGGAGTGAATTATGCAAATCCCGTGAGATTTATTCATGTACATAATGGTGGACAGATCACTGTAGCTCACTCTTCTTCTGTAGGTGTAATATTTCTGTCACTTACTCTTTGTTACTGCTGCTTTATACTTTGTAATGTACTTGCATGCTTTTACTTGTAATCTATCCAAAAAAGTTCAGTGACAAGCAGAGAGGACCAATGTCACAATTGCATGATGGGTGCCCTCAGTTCCTTTGCATTTTGTTTGCTACATCTGACAAGCAACATTCCACGACACAAATCGAAAGTAAGCCGTGGCTAGCACAGTACatagggacagacacaacacttCAAGGCTTCAACACCTAAGcaacaatgaaagaaaaatggtTGTTGAAATGGTCAGTAGGAGTCTGCTGCCTTTCCTTCATTGTTACTTCCTCACGAAATCGCTGCAATTAACTATTATGGTGCTCCACATATCAAAGATGTGAAAAGAGTGTTGTTACTGACGGTACTGGTAAGAGTAAAGAAGTAATGGCAAAACTTTGTAAATACGAAAACTGCTGGTAATAAATACTAGACAGTACACTGCTCGAAATAGTGACATATCAGTAAATTTCCATCTGAAGTTGGTGAAAGTCAGATTACGTGTATTTAGGAAGAAAGTCATGGCGGATGCACCAAACGGGTTTTTCCAGCACCCTCAAAAAtcttgcaccccccccccctccacgaaaaaaaaaaagaaaaggccacAAATGCCACAAAAACAGCAGATCTGGACGTCTCTCCCCCCCAGATTAAAagcctgggaatatccctggcTTGAAATTGTCAAAAAGAGTGTTGATATCATTTTATTGAGACACAGTGGCCGATTTGGAAAGGATTGCACAGTATTGGAGTCTGTGTGAGCAGGGTAGGGGGTGATGAGCCACTGAGTCCTCACAAATCAGCGTTGCCACAAATGCCCCACTCACTAATGGCTGTGAAACTATGTATCGCAATCAATGAAGCCAGATATGGAGAAAGTTATGTGGCACATATCCTAAACCTGGAAAATCTTGAAAACCATTAGCCTCacctaggaagggagttgcctcaggacagaagccgccgatatttcgaacagagaacagagaacagtctctgttcgaaatatcggcggcttctgtcctgaggcaactcccttcctacattctaccggttcgctggatttctacccatctacattagCCTCACCTGTAGCACCACCTCTATCTGGATAAATCTAGATAAAAGTATGTGACTGCAGTGGTTAGTGACAGCATGGGGAAACCTGTTTTTCTTTGTGGCTCATTTAAACATTCGACTGTAGTCGAATAAATGTAGCTGAAAGTAAGATACACATGGATGGGCATATGACAGTTGATATGCAATATATAGAGTAAACCTGTTGAAACAGGTTTATTGTTTAAGTTCCATTCTAGCCAGTACTAATGTCAATGAATTGAAGAGTTCATTATATTTCAGCACCAGCTCAACTTATGTACTAAGATCAATCAGTCACAGCACTTCCTCACCATATCACCCCATGCAGTCATATGCGTACTCGAAACTTCACTCTTAAACACATACAAAATTTTGCTCTTAATATTTATTACAATGCCACTTCTAGTTCTATTCCATTTGGTTCTACATAGAAGCAACTCAAATGGCATGTTATGCAGCATGTATTCATAAAATAAACTTTAACGACACGCAGGACATCTGTGTTTTCAGTATAAAAAAACTCTACTAACACTGCTGGTCTGAACCTACAAATGTCTATTTTATGGCCTATTCTGAAACATGCACTGTCTTCCTTTAGAAGAAGCCAGACTGACCTAACAAGCATCCAAACTATTCTCAACTTTGTCACCACCTAATCTTGTCCTTATAATGTTCGTGAACACTCCACCGTTTTAGTGTCTCGTAGCCTAGCACAAGCAAGAAAGAGGAGATGATGCTTTGCATGACCCTTGCTGATAGACCAATCTTGTACATCTTGAGCCCTTCTTCTTGCCATAGCTGCCAAAAAGTCTGTAGCACCGAGTTCATTCGCTGTACCTGGATTCTTGCTCGCACTACATCCATTGGGTTTGTGATTAGACAAACTGTGACCCCACTCATAGGTCCAGCCATGCAGTTGAGCATCATGTGAGGTGTAGAGCTTGGCATAACCCGCAGAAGTCCGTCTGAGTAAACAGAGTAAAACATCCACCATAGGGCACTTCCTGGTACATAGGCAAGAAGGGAAGCGAAGTAACCACGGTAGAATCCCTGTAATCCATCCCTTTTGTAAAGCTCTTTAACTATTGCTGCAATCACCAGACGCTTTTTGGTGAGGTCCACCTGTATGTTCAGCGGATTCATGACCATTTTCCCCATTTTGTCCGTGCGTCCTAGGACCATCATGTGCTGCGACACAACGTCGAATGGGGTTATAATTGTTTGACTCACTAATGAGCTGCAACCACCTCCAACAAGCCCTTTAATGCGACGATCGTGAATGTCAGCGTGCTTTGTCAGCATGTCTCGAACCTTTTCGTAGGTAAAAATGTAGCCGATCCCGGAAAATATTTGAATGGTATTGATCCAAAAGCCCTTATAAAGTCCTCCTACTCCCTCGTACCGGAGGATCTTGATGTATGCATCAAAAGTTCCGCTGTAAAGTCGTCCAGGTTTCTGAACTTGAAGGCGGGTTTTGATTACCGTTAGCGGGTAGACGAGGCAACGCAAAGAGAATGCGTTTATCATACTGAACGTGAGAAATCGGGACTTGTTCATCATATCCCACTCGATGGTAAGTATTTCACCAAGTTCAGCACCTTCCATCTTGAATTGCAGGCTCGCTTAAATCGCTTACCTTATAACGTCGTTTCGAGAAAAATCACAAACGCACATAAATTGGGTCTCCTGATCACCTTGCAGCCCATTCAGAACGGCGTCCATTATTTGCAACATATCGACTTCGTTCTTCTTATTGTAGGTGGATTTAAGACTTTCTGGTACGCAGCATTCTCTAGTAAGACTAAAATGTAAATTTGCAGATCTTCAGCCGTCATCCAGCGGCTTCAATAACCGATTTACACTTGCCCATCAGCACCCTGAAACAGACGATCACGCCAtgttggatggcgatgacgcttcggctgcaccgtgATCAGGCGTGATGCGTGATCACACCGATTATGACACGGATCCATGGGTTACAAGCCAGGACGGATCCAGAATTTTTCTGAGATGGGTGTCCGGTATAGGATAGCAAGCCTAGCGTAGCATGCTAAGATTGAACTTGAGGGGGGGAGGGGTCAGGACTGCGGTACGTGCGGACCCCCAACCCCCCAACGATCTGCCCCCGCTCCAGATACCAGACACTACATGAGCTGCAGCGGTAGTAgcgctacggctctgctctATTAGCATCTAATAGTCAGTAAAGTAAGCAGAAACACCCAATAACTGGCTGGCGCGCGGCAGATCACGTGACGCGCACGTTgtcatttttgtttgtttttgtttctttttgtacacATGTATGCCCGCACCACCCGCATGCTCTCCGTGGTAACCGCTCACTTCAATGTTCACAACGTGTACGTTAGTTAGCGACGACGCAAGCCGTCCGAATATCAAGTTAGCTTATGGGGAAGAACTTATTATTGGGAGATGCCGGGAAACTCGCATAAGAGATAGACGGTGCTCCAAGAGGCAAGGTACGGTGGTTTTCAAAAAATGTCCTGTACACTGACTTTTCTAGACCCAACTGTCGTTCGCTCTGTTTGTTTTTCCTCCCCTTTGCTATCAAGGCTTTGAAAGGTGAATCACTGATGTGCAGAGCGATACCTTATCATGACTTCTTTCCTACATACCAGGGTGATGTGTGGATTGTGAATGAGCATTGTATGAATGGATAGAATACTTCTGTTTACATCAGCACTGATGAATGCTGTTTATGAATAgaacctgaagttttagggtttaacccgattcttccccaaatttgcaccctgaattgaaggttgcctctttagagTGATTTTTACCCCGCAAATTGCCCTCTTTGAGACGTCTGTAgggatgcacactaacttgttttacagcaaatgcagttacatcacagttAGTGCCAAACGAGTACAGTTTACAAGTTATGTTTTTAAGACCATAACCGTTAAGGCTGTGAGCCTGATTTCTActtgaatttagcatactggaagttttttcacccgaattcgcatgaatttaccccccgaattttgaaaaaaaaaatatttacagAAAACTTAAGGCTCTATTTATGAAGCACGGCTAGTTTGCTGTCCACTCCCAAATATTCAATGACATAAATGGAATAATTTGCATTTGTCCATGTACTGGCCTGGGATCCAGTATAAAAAGGATTCGTTTGCTACTTCTATCTGTCTAGCACACAGCATGTTAATGCTGGTCTGTGCCTAATGCATGCAGTGCGAACCAGGAGGACCTCTTTCAGCGAGGAAAGAGACGACCGAACTAAAACTATACCTTTCCCTCGTCATATCACCTCACCTCCTGACGTACGAAACTCCTTTTAGCAGAAAAGTAAAAACAATAGGAAGTACAGTGCGAAACTTCCTTTCCATCCGTGTTTTTACTGCGGGCAACAAAATTTTCTAACAAATAAATACGTGTATCTTTCCCCCATTTGCACCTCCAACAAGGCTGTCAGCCACCTTCTTTTCTTATTGCAATGACCTAGAAGTTCGCAACCTGGTAAGCTGTATAGTGGGTTTTCTGTATGTTGGGCATTA includes these proteins:
- the LOC135377848 gene encoding solute carrier family 25 member 44-like; its protein translation is MEGAELGEILTIEWDMMNKSRFLTFSMINAFSLRCLVYPLTVIKTRLQVQKPGRLYSGTFDAYIKILRYEGVGGLYKGFWINTIQIFSGIGYIFTYEKVRDMLTKHADIHDRRIKGLVGGGCSSLVSQTIITPFDVVSQHMMVLGRTDKMGKMVMNPLNIQVDLTKKRLVIAAIVKELYKRDGLQGFYRGYFASLLAYVPGSALWWMFYSVYSDGLLRVMPSSTPHMMLNCMAGPMSGVTVCLITNPMDVVRARIQVQRMNSVLQTFWQLWQEEGLKMYKIGLSARVMQSIISSFLLVLGYETLKRWSVHEHYKDKIRW